DNA from Rhipicephalus microplus isolate Deutch F79 chromosome 5, USDA_Rmic, whole genome shotgun sequence:
tgcgctgctgccgtctctgagcagcacgttgcgtggtgtgagcatatggctcccccttggctctccatcgtcatcctcagctggtggcatgtccacgacatactcgtccaaggtccagtcgcctgcatgcaacgcaatgttgtggagagcaaagcaagcatagatgatttgcgctgcccgatcggggttgtagagcatcgttcgaaagtgctgcaagcagcggaacttgcttttcaacacggcgatacacctttacacaacattgtgcatgaatgcgtgctccttgttgtatcggccttcggaagtgttgcacagttgactgccaaggactagaattaggagccatggcttgaggggatagcctgcgtcccctgcaatgtaagcataaaagctgagtgctctgcccagatagcacacattaatacttaccaagcagatattcgccaggctgcagatgtgcagctaggcgtgcacacagtgggttgtgttcccacacccaggagtcgtggcacgaatctgggaatcatgggtctatgacaattatgcgcagccatgctttgcacatctgcgatgaggagcgatataaaatagtactgcatttatactcagaataaatcccttttttctacgcatatgcaggaaacaatgcgtactagtacagtcatcGGTACAAAGAGCTTCACttagaaggaaacacagggtgtagcacactgaggaggggggagtgtgggggcaacgaccccacctctgctgtacacatggccacgacttccactgaatgattgataagtgaaaagctacgcgttgctcttgggaaagaacactcgtaaataccaaagcCAGCTCGTCCTATTGTGATTGTtagcactttcgtgttggaaatacttccctgtcgtgtatatacttctgctacgtctgctgcccatattaccgattacctctaaaatgcacaattCAATTGCGTATGCATGTCAGTGCAAAAAaggcaactggctcacgcacgaaacacttgccacttattattaccgaggccttgcgagccaccatctagctcgcatccaattccctgcaggttcttttttcattcgttgcattattactttttccagcttcggcgtcacaactgaacaattgctccgaagggcgagtaataaactatcctaacagtacttacgatcatgacgttcaggacataatagccccttctggacatgaagctcgccgtgtcggccagtctgaatccctctggcttgcgaatggtgatCAACGTGCCATCGGTACACGCCAGCAcccctgggatgcaaccgcgtagcacaaactccacctttgcctcatccttagcagctgttgtcagtaggaagtccgccaccctttttctagcagccacggtaatgatcgcctccgtcacctcgtggatggtgttgctcaccgccggctgagacatgcctaagtgttcctcgcgaccaatgctcttctggaagctaccggtggcgaaaaatcgcagcgcgcacaacacctttctctctgtggaaaggccactggctcgctggcatccgatgatagggtcaagttcgtcgcacaagctacgcactgttcgtttggacagacgaaaacattgccggaactcttcttcgctgaactcttcaaatgcatcttttacctcgcgtcgtcgcctctgctcggttaaagctaccgcacaggcaaggcgaagtaccgtgtcagtgggaaacgccatgttgtctaagtgccccggtgccgaaaagtcgcgcattttttccatttctatccaatccaggccaccttgcagccatttcaatccatccggttgctttcggacagtctctccgaccgttccatcgcctttctccgaaaaccgaaaaaaaaagagtcacgtgacaccccagtccacgtcactcatagcgtcacagcattcgtcaccgcttgtatgggccaatcacgtgcgactcaatggaagagaccgcctttgtccggatttgaaacttttacataattgcgccacagtcttacatttagacctccaaggtggtgccggtgggagatttcttctgtgcgttgttgaacaataaaaaattcgcagcgtgcgcgttaactaaaagccgaattcttctgtctctcattcctccttagcagccattggcatgtacattgagcactatctgacaagaaagggttgctacgttatactcgctgggcgtaacctccttggttttagaaaggtttagcgagcgttgggccgcagtgccatgaatacagtgaaccagtatataccatgaactcgaggtggttaaaggtgggaagtagagccgaagcgcaagccataaaaaagtgtgcgtgtgcctcctctcgttcagtccttggaacgtccgctggatggcggtgtttttatatgaggaatatatgatgaaatgatgcgagatggtggtacttggagtgttgaataggtggacgaacgtacacacagacagatgcatggacggacgcacggatgactgcacggacggatggacgcatagacggacgcaggagcggatgcatggacgaacccagggacagacgcacagatggacgtgcggacgcacgaacagacgcagacacggatgggcggatggacgcacggccagccacacagacgcacgcatggacggacagaaggaagaacgattggacggactgatgcttcgccccactctgcatcattcactccgtggttatgctgccatttttttcttcccttGTGAATGCAACCCTACCACGTGCAAATGACGCACACGTGTACACGTTCGCTATGAATGTATTTGTATTTTTAAAATCTCTTCGCGATTTTTCCCTATTTTCACCAAAGCCCAATTCGTCGCTGCTCTGCTGCGCCAATAGAGTTTCCTAATTATACATTAGAGGAAACTCTGGAGCTAGTGTGTATAGGAGCTGCAACGCAAGGCGCTTCAGCGaggatgggaatgatgggtagtacacgaatttgtctaatcttcgtacttctgggtccatgtgtgttcgtgtggcttggaggtgtttcctcacgaaacgaaaatcagcaaatgttcagtggttgcgctgcaccaccttattcttttagctTTACCTTTTCAAACCGGATCgcgaagttcaaaaaggtttgttctctccttcgaaacaaaaccgaagcacaacaataaacgaagccacaagtgcgaaaATGCGACTCACTGCCTGCAAGTACGAATACCAGGCAAATTAGTGTACTACCCATCACctccatggtcactgaacgatccgccaaagtcccctctagttaatattaggaaactctatggctgcgcCTAATTAAGGCACAAAAGcgcaggttatatatatatatatatatatatatatatatatatatatatatatatatatatatatatatatatatatatatatatatatatatatatatatatatatatatatatatatatatatatatatatatagagagagagagagagagagagagagagagagaaagataaagttTGAACCCAACCACTGCTATCATTTTGCTTGCTGGCGGTTTCACTGGACGGTAAGATAACAAAGGAACAGCATTGAATCTCCAAGGATAATAGAACCAGCGAGGCCTGAAGAATATACCGATGTTCTTTCGGAACagccaagcagaaaaaaaaacacagaacagcgacccccccccctctttttgtTAACCACGTAATCAAGCAGGCGCTCGAAATAATAACCAACTATCGCCATATCCCTTCAGATCCCGTGTTAGTGACAGCCGCCATGCATCTTGATTTCGTTCCCGAGATATCTTCATGCCCTTATCGACTGCGACGCGACAATTCATTAACTCTTACTCTGAAAACACGCGTCGGTAGATTATTGAAAACCTGTCGACGAGAAGCGTTACTGTCAGTCGTGCTAGTGCATGTTCTTTGCCTCTTTCAAAACTTCACAAATGGCTCCGGGTTTGACTTTGAAACCTAgttctttttcattgtttttttcccTCGACGGCAGAGATCGTCTCGGAGCACTTGGCCACTAAATTACGCAAATGCATAAGCGAACAAAAGCGGTAGAAACTCGTTATGCGTTCCATATTCGGTGCTGCTGTCCGAGATTTTCGGGCCCTAGAATATAATATTTCTCTGGATTTCATAAGCTCAGACAATAAGCACGGAATCTTTTATCGTTGCCCAACTTTCCGACGGCAGTGGAATCGCTTAAAAAATTAAAGTGCTTTGTTTTATGAGCTTTTTCATGCGCGACACAAAGCAGTGACAGTAGACCAGTGACCCAACTCGTATAATGACAATGCGCCTTCCCGTTGTCATAGTCGTCTGACATGTGTGGCTTTAGACTGGAAAAAATGATACTCTCGCTGCGTTAGTGTAGCTTTAGAGGCACGCGTGGCCCTGAAGCATTACCGACAACGGTACGTTGAAAGCGGCTCTCATGCTGTACTGCTAACTTCGTAAGCGTGCGGTAGATCACTGACGACTTGCATCATTAATATTGGATGAATCATGGTTTTCATTCGTTAATCGAAGTACTGTATGGTATATCGTAAAAACGTCTTTCGTAACGCGCCACGGCTTACTGTCCTCGTGATAAATGCTTCAGACAAGTATTCCGCCATAATCATTGATCtcgcacccctcccccccccccccccaggctcGCTTTGTTGTCTTATGTTTTCAGCTATTTCAAAACTTCATGCTCAGCACGCAGGTGTCTATGAGACACTTAAAATCGATTACTGTGCTGCCAGGGGAAATAAACAGCAATGATTTCCGGCACTCATATTTACGCTATTATAGTGCTATAGCCATTATAGGTATAAACCATTATTGTAAACCATTGTAATACAGCATTTAAACTATTTCAAACCAGCGTTGCGTTGTGGTTCATAGTTTGAGCATATGAGAACATGGGAAAGAACTGAAAAATAAAATCGTTCGTTTCGGCTACGCACAGCAGCCTAGCTCGATGGCCCCCTGATCGCCCCGATTGCCCCACAGAAAAGCCGAAAGTGAACTTTACAGGTTGCGTCGATGAAGTCAGCTCTTCGACTGTGCGCGCAAataagaaaaatgagaaaaatgccCACACTGGGTCTCTTTCCTCGAATACAATAAAAACGACGACATCCTGGACAAGAGCAGCGTCCGCTAATGTACGCGGGAACTTGATAAATTTGATAGCAGCGAACGGAGATATGCCTCGGCGAGCGGCTTGACATGGAATGGCATTTCGACATTTTTTCTCTGTACTATCAATTAGATTCTATATCAGCGTGGCGAGCGCTCACTTTCTGTCATATAACGTTTTCAACCCGGTTTGCTCAACCctgaatctctttttttttctaatttaggcTGATGATGTCCATCGGGATAGGCTGCAGCCTGCAGTTTTGGAGATACAGAGACACCAAAAGGGCAAACAAGAGAGAAGTCAAACGAGAAAGGCCGAGGACTGAAGTGTAATGCTAAAATGGACAATAGATGAGAGAAAAgcgtaaatataaagaaaaagtgGCCCAGTGATTATCTTTGCTTAGCTCGGGCCACTCGAGAGATTGCGAAGTTTGGTGCCGCAATCCCCAAAATATCCAGCGTCACGCACACGTGAGGGTTCGCACAAAGCGAGGAGAACGTGCGCTATGAGTGGGCTCCGCAATGTCCTTACGCAACGGAACAAAAGTGCAAAGATAGCCTACGCTGCCGCCGGCAGAGGTTGCTAAAGCCAACCTGTGTATGTCGGTGTTGTATAACGTGCGCGTATCTTTCTTCCATAGACGGATCGACACAATGTAAGTCTGGGTAACCTGACTTCTGGCTCTACCATTGTGAAAACGTTGGCCGCAGACACCCCCCCCTCTCCCCACAAAAATTGTGTAGAAAATACGTTGATGTAAGAAACGATAACAAAAAGTATTTTCAGAGATTCTGCGCGCAAAACCTCGCAATGATGAAAGCCTTAAAATAATACATTAAATTCAAACTATTTTTCATGCCTGGTGCTATTTTACGTCAACCTTAATTCTCTAGTGGTTTTTTGTGTCTTTGAGCCCCGTGAGCAACGCCCATGTCTTCCCGGTTATTGCTTGAGATGTAAAATTCAAATGCAAGTGATTGCATACTTATGGTAATCCAAAATTCACACATTTGTTACACCTGGGACGGGCAAGAACGCAACAAAATAGGATAGCAAGCGGTCAGAGACGACAGGCGTTCGATCGGTCCCAGTCGTCCACTATTGCCGCATATATTATCACTGCGCAATATTACTTGAGGGCGTGAGAAATAATCGTTGTCTCTATGCGGCGGACTCGGCTATTTTTGATGAATAAATGGCTCATAACTTTGTCCCATATTATTGACGTCCCGCGAGCGAATTTTCGCTGTGGTGAAATTCTACAGCCCTGCCACAACGCAAGAGAGACACGAAAAAGAGCGGAAAAGACGACGTGAGTGCGTtgaggccagttttttttttctcttcttcttttagTTCGTAAGAGAGCAGGGCGCCATGCTTTGGGAGCCAGTAGTTTAAGGTCAAAGTATATAGTAAAAGAGACCCAACCGTTTTGGAGCAGCATGCATGATACCCGAAGTCCACGTCGGTATTCCTCTTCACAACAAAAACAAGAGCTTTGCCCCACCTCAATGAGAATCGAATCGCTACCCGCAGTGTACGACGGCGTTTCAACGCTTATTCACCAACTTTGCGGTGGTTCGATGTACGACCGAGGTGCAATAGAAGCTGCAATGAACGGGTGGCATGATGTTGCTGTGCACAAACACTGCGTTTCCTTTTATGCCTCTTCCATCCGCTCTAATTATACGCAATGCCTGCCGGAACTTTCGCTCGAAGGAGTATCCGTTTCGATAAAATTTGTAATTCGGCAAGTTGGTTGAACGCTCTAAATTTGACATTGCCTGCAACTAAGAAACAACAAGAAAATTTTTGAATAAGAAATGAAagaacaggaaataaaaaaaatcaagcacatgtcTTTATCTTTTAaggtaaattttttttcttgtttgcgcCCGCATGCCATTTAGAGCGTCCGGTTGAACGGAATACATTTTGGGGGCCTTTTGGTGAGCGACAAGGAATCAGCGATACGTGTTAGGAAACGGTCGGAACATGTTGAACGATTCTCAGTTGCGTAAAATGATTTCGCTTCTTGCCCCTAGCGTCCGGTGCACTCAAGTCTCGGAGGGAAGTTTTCTCGAGGGCACTATCAACGTCCTGTCTTTCACTGCAGCATTAAAGGGGGCAGCTCCGATATGTAGAAACCTCCGTAAACGATGCAACCCCGTTGTCCGAAGAGACGCTACGAAATATTCTAACTTCAGTTACGTAAGATagactgaaaaatcgagaaatCATAAGTAAGCGGGAGAGCTAGGCCTGTAAAGCTGCTCCAAATACTTCACAGCAAAGTTCAAAGCTGAATCGAAATACTCAAAATACGCGAGCCTAAAGACAGTACTTGAAGGAGGAAATAATACGAAAGAATTATAAGAAGTGAACGCCCACCATTTTTTGAAAAACACTTCGTAACAGGTTTTTAAAAATGTTGGAGGTTTTTGTTGTAAAACCTTAACATGAGGGACGCCATATTGAAAGAATCCGGacacacattaaagaaccccaggtggtcgaaatttccggagccctccactacagcgtctctcataatcatatggtggttttgggacgttaaaccccacatatctgtcAATCAAAGAATCCGGacagcactgtgtgtgtgtgtgtgtgtgtgtgtgtgtgtgtgtgtgtgtgtgtgtgtgtgtgtgtgcgtgcgtgcgtgcgtgcgtgcgtgcgtgcgtgcgtgcgtgcgtgtgtgtgtgtgtgtgtgtgtgtgtgtgtgtgtgtgtgtgtgtgtgtgtgtgtgtgtgtgtgtgtgtgtgtgtgttctaaaagtttcatcttttttttgcgctgataaatcagtctaaataatcatgaaccaactcgccgaAGCAACAGCTTTAGCGAATCCAAAAATTTTAacaatttggtgttctttaacgtgcacctaaatataagtacacgtGCTTCAAGCATATCGACTCCGTCAAAACGcggcggccgggattcgatcccacgaccttcaagGGAGTAGTCGAGCACAATAACAACTATACCACCACGGTGCGTGCATTCAAATATTGAAAACAActattctcagaaaaaaaaagagtctgaTACGTGCCAGATTTACACAAGCATCTTTT
Protein-coding regions in this window:
- the LOC142817237 gene encoding uncharacterized protein LOC142817237, whose translation is MSQPAVSNTIHEVTEAIITVAARKRVADFLLTTAAKDEAKVEFVLRGCIPGVLACTDGTLITIRKPEGFRLADTASFMSRRGYYVLNVMIMCKAWLRIIVIDP